The sequence CGGGGATCTCTGTCACAGGAAACAAGGAGTGACATCACATCCTGCGGGACCTGATGGACACGTAACAGACAAGTAGATGGGAAACCTGAGAGAGAATTTGAATCTGAAATCATAAAACCCTGTTCTGACTCTCTGAAGCGGAACCTCCCTGCAGTTTGGATCAGGTCAGTTCTGGACTCAGTCATTGTTGACCCAGAACCTTCCCACGGAAACAATTTTAGCAAAATTCTGAAACCAAAcagtaaaactttatttagcATTAGATCCGCAGTCACAGTTGGTGATGGACATCTGGTGGTGTGCTGCTGAAGGTCACTGAGACCTGATGGAGACTGGATGTACCAGAATCATTCAGGTTCATGAAGAGGAACCAGGAACCAACAGGAAACAGtgaacagctggattttatCAGCAGGAAGCAGAGCAGttggggaggaagaggagaagacCCGATGCAGAAGCGGGTTCTACAAGTTTTGAGTTAGTTTGATGCAGACTGCAGATAATATTTGATCCTAATAGTTCAAACTGTTTCTTGTCTCTTTACAGATTATTGAGTCAGAATAATTTAATCTCTGACACGTTCCTTGTTTCTGTAACTCAGGGTTGGAAACAAACTTTCTCCTCAAAGTGATTCCAAACTCAGCAGCGACCCGTTTGTTGTGTTCAGTGTTCTGAACCTTTAGGAGAAGTTTGTGCTTTGATGCAGCAGAACAGAGCCAAGGTTAGTCTTTATGGTCCACAGCAACACAAACCAAAGAACAAGACCTTACATGTTCAGCAGCACCCCCTGCTGGCAGGCAGGAGAAGAAAACTGGTGATCAATATTATAAGCATAGATAGAACTGATCAATAAATACATATTGATTAATAACAGAAACATAGCTGCCTGCAGTGTCATGTGACCCTTTAAAAGCAGCTGATTCGTTGAGTCCAATGATTGGTCAGCACTTGAAAATATGACAGATAGGTTCTGGACTGACAGATCTTCTTCCGTCATGTGTGTCCTGCACTGTGATTGGCAGCTCTGATCCAGTCGAGGTGTAGAGTTCTGACTGGTTGGGGTGGTCCACATCAAGGGCTGTGATTGGACGATGCAGTGTGTCAGAGGTTGGAGGACTGTTTAATGCTGTGGAAGGAGACTCTGCTGGGAGACGTGGGCAGTGATGTGGCGCGGACTGTCCTGCTGCGGATGGAGTGACGATCGTGCCAACGCATCCAGCGCTTCTTCACTGTGGAGCGCACCTGTGCGAAGACAGACAAGTGGACAGGTAAATCACATAAACAGACTCAGAACCAGTCAATGCTGACTGCCCAATAAACCACAGCCTCTGAGTTGGTTTCATGTAGATTAAACTGATGTCACACAGCTTTAGCTCCACACCCAATGGGCTGATACAGCTTCCCAACAAGGCACGGTTCTTTTTTAATAGAACTTCATGTTTTCTCAAGGTTTGTTGCTTTCATGACTTATATTCAGATTTATTCCCACCTTCTGTCTGGAacgtgtttgttttcatttgtgttggaAAAGTTCTGCAGATGCAAAGTTGTCTTGAATTACCTCACTGTTGAGGAAACAGTAGAAGACAGAGACGAAGAAACCctgcagagacagacagaggggTGATGTCAGCTCTAGGATAAAGATGAACAGACTGATGTTCATTCGGTTCGATTCACAGAACCCAACCCTGTTCTGAGAGGAAACTATCGGACTTCGTGTTTCTGAACTGGACTAAGGAACTGGACACAGATCATCCTCATAAATCCACATGCATCAGgaagaaatgtttgtttctaaAACACATCGTTGTTCTTGTCATGCTCCTCTCTAACCCTGACCAGAACCCTTATTCCAGTTCTCCACTACAACTACACCACATTCCCTCTTAAAACTCTGATCCGATCTGTTTGAATTCTATTGGAGAACTTCCAGATGTTGGTGCATCAGTTCATCATGACCAGAACAAGGAGAAAagacagagagaggaggagCTGTGTCTTCGGTGAGGAAGCTCAGCAAACCTGGAAAGACTCCAGGATGGAGTTGAAGTAGATGAAGACGATCTGAGCCACTTCATCTTCTCCTCCAGGATTCACAAAGAACAGCATGTAGGTGATTCCCAACAGAGGCAGCAGCACCAGAGTGGCCTTTACCGCCTTCCTGCAGGACACAGGAGAAAGCATCTGCTTTCACTGGAAATATTCTGGTTTCTCTTGTTGCTTTGTGAATGTAACCATTTTAGATCATCCACAGGCTCACCCGGGCAGTTGACAAACCTCACCTGTGAAAAGGTATCATACCTGTACTGGATGGTCTCTGAGGTGGTTGACGCCCTCAGCTTGGTCATCAGAATCCGAACGATGTTGAACAGGAAGACAAAGTTAATCTGAGGAGAAACCAGGATGTTTGGAGTCAAAACAAGGTCCGCTATAAATATGAGTCTGATTTGATCTTTGTCCTGTCTTGAGCTTGGCCTGGAGGCTGCAGGCAAGGTGCAGGTCCAGACACTGCCTGGGTTTAAGGTTGGCTGGCAGGATTGCAAATGCACTGGTGTTATTAAAAGAAGACTGATTGCTTTTAACACAGACTGGCTCTGTTCTTACCAGTAGGACCAGGATCATTGGACCTTGGTAGATGTAGTCCGTATAAACACCTGCCTTCTTCCCAAACCAACACCTGGAATTCAAATAACAGGAACCAATCAGATGAAGAAGGTGTGGTCTTTAAGAAGGTGACATCGTAGCACAAGAGAATCCTGCACTTtgattatttttcctttgtgttgCCTGCATTAAATTCAAAACTCGTCTTATTCTGATCCAAAAATGTTTATCGACATTGCTAATGTACAAGCTGCTGTCATGTGGCTGCAGACAGGTACAGGTGTGGTGAATCCACCTGAGGACAGGACAGAAGATCAAAAACACTTCCTGTGTGACTCACTTCTCGTTGTCATAGTACAGCTTCCCAAAAGCCCACGCCACGATGATGGGAAACGGGATACCTGGAAGCAGACAGACAGGCGGACAGGTGAGCCGAGGAGgtggacagatggacagacaagTAAACAGTCAGACAGGTGTAGACACAAACAGGTGAACCGACCCCAGCCGATGCAGATGAACATCCACtttctgagtttatcagtgGAGTAAGTGAGGACCACAGCAGTGTGCAGGTAACATCCTTCACCAAACATCCAGAAGAAGTTGGTCACATGGAAGTAGTTATAGGCTGCAGTCACCATCCTGCACCACACCTGAggaagaggatgaagatgaggagCTGGTGGCTCACTGCCAGTTTGAAGTTCACTTTAAGTCTAATACAAGATATTATACATTAAAGGGTCAGGTAGCTTTGCTTGAAGCCCAGATGGGTCTTCACGATCAGTATTTCACCAGTAAATGATAACCAACTGGGCATGCTCAGTTTGGAGAATCAGGTTTAATGAACCCAATACTGCTGGATCTCTTCAGTTTAGCAACTTTTTTCTGTCTGGATGACTCATAAGTCAGAGATGAAAATATTTCTGAGCAAATGGTCAGATTCTGGTCTGAAACTGAGCTGCAAAGCGGCCAGAATCCAAAGTAAAGGTGAAGTACTGTTGGTCTGATCTTTCTCAGgtaaaagctggtcagcaaaaTGAGGTGGAACCAACTAGATGATCAGGACAGTGGTGATAAAGTCAATCACTATGAAAGGAACACGTTGCAGAGCAGCACAGACTGCAGTGAAATGTTGCATGTTTGACTTCTTTCAGATGGTAAGGTTGAGTTGTGTAGTCTGAACATCATCTTCTCTGGAACCTTCCTAGTCTTTAAGTGTCTTCAGAGGGGTTGTCACCTGGTTGCTCTCGGTAACCGAGGGTTTCATGGTTAACTGCACGATAAACCAGGTGCCGTTCCTCAGGATGAAGGCTGAGATCAGATTCCAGTGGATGATGTTCCTCAGACAGCGGATGCTCCtggaacaaacacacacattagtTCATTAAGGTTTCTGGACAGCTCTCTGAAGGTCCTACCACAACATTTCAGCCAGGttgaggtctgaactttgactgggccacttcGACATTTTGCATATCTACTTTTTAGCCATTCTGTTGCAGATTAGTTGGTGTGTTTGgtgtcattgttctgttgatgacccagtttcaACCAAGCTTCAGCCACACGGACTCACATTTAACTCTGAAATACTTTAGTTCACAAAGAAGCTTATTGTCCACTCAATGATTTAAAGGTTTTCATGTcatgtggctgcaaaacaagcccatatCATTagtcctccaccaccatgctttgctgctgtgttggttttctccaaacttGGAGCTGTGCTAATCATGGGCTGGGACTAGAATGATGTGTTCCTGTAACACTTGGAAATGTATCTCATCATGAGAGCACTAGAAACATTTAGTCTGAAACCTGTCTGATGCTGTTAGATGGGGTCAGCATTGAAGCGGTGCAGGTCACATGAATGAGCAACCGC is a genomic window of Girardinichthys multiradiatus isolate DD_20200921_A chromosome X, DD_fGirMul_XY1, whole genome shotgun sequence containing:
- the LOC124862392 gene encoding corticotropin-releasing factor receptor 1-like isoform X1, with the protein product MERKVLSQVVCVCFLLSGRVSSVELTCETLILLSTNLTARMLVLLNQTFIISNSSGVYCDLSVDGIGTCWPRSAAGELISRPCPEQFNGIHYNTTNRVYRECQSNGTWAPRGNYSQCTEIIVLRKSKVHYHVAVIINYLGHCISLGALLLAFTLFMRLRSIRCLRNIIHWNLISAFILRNGTWFIVQLTMKPSVTESNQVWCRMVTAAYNYFHVTNFFWMFGEGCYLHTAVVLTYSTDKLRKWMFICIGWGIPFPIIVAWAFGKLYYDNEKCWFGKKAGVYTDYIYQGPMILVLLINFVFLFNIVRILMTKLRASTTSETIQYRKAVKATLVLLPLLGITYMLFFVNPGGEDEVAQIVFIYFNSILESFQGFFVSVFYCFLNSEVRSTVKKRWMRWHDRHSIRSRTVRATSLPTSPSRVSFHSIKQSSNL
- the LOC124862392 gene encoding corticotropin-releasing factor receptor 1-like isoform X2 — its product is MERKVLSQVVCVCFLLSGRVSSVELTCETLILLSTNLTARMLVLLNQTFIISNSSGVYCDLSVDGIGTCWPRSAAGELISRPCPEQFNGIHYNTTNRVYRECQSNGTWAPRGNYSQCTEIIVLRKSKVHYHVAVIINYLGHCISLGALLLAFTLFMRLRSIRCLRNIIHWNLISAFILRNGTWFIVQLTMKPSVTESNQVWCRMVTAAYNYFHVTNFFWMFGEGCYLHTAVVLTYSTDKLRKWMFICIGWGIPFPIIVAWAFGKLYYDNEKCWFGKKAGVYTDYIYQGPMILVLLINFVFLFNIVRILMTKLRASTTSETIQYRKAVKATLVLLPLLGITYMLFFVNPGGEDEVAQIVFIYFNSILESFQGFFVSVFYCFLNSEVIQDNFASAELFQHK